From a region of the Globicephala melas chromosome 19, mGloMel1.2, whole genome shotgun sequence genome:
- the ZNF350 gene encoding zinc finger protein 350 isoform X2 yields MIKAQETLTFDDVAVDFTWEEWQFLAPPQKDLYRDVMLENYSNLLSVGYQASKLDILSKLDQGEPWTMEDEIHCRTHSEVWKVDNHLLEHLQNESMEKRLEQWHEQNPLEYSVHRSRTHFLFRQNHGMFDLHGKSMKSNLTLLSESRSYEIKSPAEFTGEVRSCLHADNERFHTEIKFPKSQKLISTNSQFIKHQKTQKIKKSHVCGECGKAFIKKSWLTDHQNLHTGEKPHRCNLCGKAFFRKFKLTEHQRTHTGEKPYECNECGKAFLKKSGLSVHQKTHTGEKPFICSECGKGFIQKGNLMVHQRIHTGEKPYICNECGKGFSQKTCLTAHQRFHTGTTPFVCGECGKTLSQKTGLIKHQRTHTGEKPFECSDCGKGFIEKPQLVIHQRIHTGEKPYRCSECGKSFRGKSVLNKHQKTHSVKVENPPSEGHRSSQSSVVLQEKNLNTVTMQVPSVVPQTSVNISGLLANRNVVIVGQPVTRCAPAGESRGLAQERTLMNAVNVVVPSVVNYILFYVTENQ; encoded by the exons ATGATCAAGGCCCAG GAGACCCTGACATTTGACGATGTGGCCGTGGACTTCACGTGGGAGGAGTGGCAGTTCCTGGCCCCTCCTCAGAAGGACCTGTACCGGGACGTGATGCTGGAGAACTATAGCAACCTGTTGTCTGTGG GTTATCAAGCCAGCAAACTAGACATACTCTCCAAGTTGGATCAAGGAGAACCATGGACGATGGAAGATGAAATCCACTGTCGAACCCATTCAG AAGTCTGGAAAGTTGATAATCACCTGCTGGAGCACTTACAAAATGAGAGCATGGAGAAGAGACTAGAACAATGGCATGAACAGAACCCACTGGAATATTCTGTTCATCGGAGCAGAACTCATTTTCTGTTCAGGCAAAATCATGGTATGTTTGACTTACATGGAAAAAGTATGAAATCAAATTTAACTTTACTTTCCGAGAGCAGGAGCTATGAAATAAAGAGCCCTGCTGAGTTTACTGGAGAAGTCAGATCCTGTCTCCATGCTGACAATGAACGGTTTCATACTGAAATTAAATTCCCCAAAAGCCAAAAACTCATCAGTACTAATTCCCAATTCATCAAGCATCAGAAgactcaaaaaataaagaaatctcaTGTATGtggtgaatgtgggaaagctttcaTCAAAAAGTCTTGGCTCACTGATCACCAGAATCTTCATACAGGAGAGAAGCCCCATCGATGTAATCTATGTGGGAAAGCCTTCTTCAGAAAGTTCAAGCTCACTGAACATCAGAGAACgcatacaggagagaaaccttatgaatgcAATGAATGTGGCAAAGCCTTCCTCAAGAAATCAGGGCTCAGTGTCCATCAGAAAACCCATACTGGGGAGAAACCATTTATatgcagtgaatgtggaaagGGCTTCATCCAGAAGGGAAATCTTATGGTGCATCAACGGATTCACACAGGCGAGAAACCTTATATATGCAATGAATGTGGAAAAGGCTTCAGCCAAAAGACGTGCCTCACAGCACACCAGAGATTTCACACAGGAACGACTCCCTTTGTGTGTGGGGAATGTGGAAAAACCCTTTCCCAGAAGACAGGTCTCATTAAACACCAAAGgactcacacaggagagaaaccctttgAATGCAGCGATTGTGGGAAAGGCTTTATCGAGAAGCCGCAGCTCGTTATCCATCAGAGAATCCATACAGGGGAGAAACCCTATAGatgtagtgaatgtgggaaatcatTCAGAGGGAAGTCAGTCCTCAATAAACATCAGAAAACTCACTCAGTCAAGGTGGAAAATCCTCCCTCAGAGGGTCACAGGTCCTCACAGAGTAGTGTTGTCCTCCAAGAGAAAAACCTGAATACAGTGACAATGCAAGTACCTTCTGTGGTCCCTCAGACATCAGTCAACATCAGTGGGCTCCTAGCAAACAGGAATGTAGTCATAGTGGGACAGCCTGTGACCAGATGTGCACCCGCAGGAGAAAGCAGAGGGTTGGCACAGGAGAGAACCCTtatgaatgcagtgaatgtggtTGTGCCTTCAGTggtcaattatattttattttatgtcacAGAAAACCAGTAG
- the ZNF350 gene encoding zinc finger protein 350 isoform X4 gives MEDEIHCRTHSEVWKVDNHLLEHLQNESMEKRLEQWHEQNPLEYSVHRSRTHFLFRQNHGMFDLHGKSMKSNLTLLSESRSYEIKSPAEFTGEVRSCLHADNERFHTEIKFPKSQKLISTNSQFIKHQKTQKIKKSHVCGECGKAFIKKSWLTDHQNLHTGEKPHRCNLCGKAFFRKFKLTEHQRTHTGEKPYECNECGKAFLKKSGLSVHQKTHTGEKPFICSECGKGFIQKGNLMVHQRIHTGEKPYICNECGKGFSQKTCLTAHQRFHTGTTPFVCGECGKTLSQKTGLIKHQRTHTGEKPFECSDCGKGFIEKPQLVIHQRIHTGEKPYRCSECGKSFRGKSVLNKHQKTHSVKVENPPSEGHRSSQSSVVLQEKNLNTVTMQVPSVVPQTSVNISGLLANRNVVIVGQPVTRCAPAGESRGLAQERTLMNAVNVVVPSVVNYILFYVTENQ, from the exons ATGGAAGATGAAATCCACTGTCGAACCCATTCAG AAGTCTGGAAAGTTGATAATCACCTGCTGGAGCACTTACAAAATGAGAGCATGGAGAAGAGACTAGAACAATGGCATGAACAGAACCCACTGGAATATTCTGTTCATCGGAGCAGAACTCATTTTCTGTTCAGGCAAAATCATGGTATGTTTGACTTACATGGAAAAAGTATGAAATCAAATTTAACTTTACTTTCCGAGAGCAGGAGCTATGAAATAAAGAGCCCTGCTGAGTTTACTGGAGAAGTCAGATCCTGTCTCCATGCTGACAATGAACGGTTTCATACTGAAATTAAATTCCCCAAAAGCCAAAAACTCATCAGTACTAATTCCCAATTCATCAAGCATCAGAAgactcaaaaaataaagaaatctcaTGTATGtggtgaatgtgggaaagctttcaTCAAAAAGTCTTGGCTCACTGATCACCAGAATCTTCATACAGGAGAGAAGCCCCATCGATGTAATCTATGTGGGAAAGCCTTCTTCAGAAAGTTCAAGCTCACTGAACATCAGAGAACgcatacaggagagaaaccttatgaatgcAATGAATGTGGCAAAGCCTTCCTCAAGAAATCAGGGCTCAGTGTCCATCAGAAAACCCATACTGGGGAGAAACCATTTATatgcagtgaatgtggaaagGGCTTCATCCAGAAGGGAAATCTTATGGTGCATCAACGGATTCACACAGGCGAGAAACCTTATATATGCAATGAATGTGGAAAAGGCTTCAGCCAAAAGACGTGCCTCACAGCACACCAGAGATTTCACACAGGAACGACTCCCTTTGTGTGTGGGGAATGTGGAAAAACCCTTTCCCAGAAGACAGGTCTCATTAAACACCAAAGgactcacacaggagagaaaccctttgAATGCAGCGATTGTGGGAAAGGCTTTATCGAGAAGCCGCAGCTCGTTATCCATCAGAGAATCCATACAGGGGAGAAACCCTATAGatgtagtgaatgtgggaaatcatTCAGAGGGAAGTCAGTCCTCAATAAACATCAGAAAACTCACTCAGTCAAGGTGGAAAATCCTCCCTCAGAGGGTCACAGGTCCTCACAGAGTAGTGTTGTCCTCCAAGAGAAAAACCTGAATACAGTGACAATGCAAGTACCTTCTGTGGTCCCTCAGACATCAGTCAACATCAGTGGGCTCCTAGCAAACAGGAATGTAGTCATAGTGGGACAGCCTGTGACCAGATGTGCACCCGCAGGAGAAAGCAGAGGGTTGGCACAGGAGAGAACCCTtatgaatgcagtgaatgtggtTGTGCCTTCAGTggtcaattatattttattttatgtcacAGAAAACCAGTAG
- the ZNF350 gene encoding zinc finger protein 350 isoform X3, with translation MIKAQETLTFDDVAVDFTWEEWQFLAPPQKDLYRDVMLENYSNLLSVGYQASKLDILSKLDQGEPWTMEDEIHCRTHSVWKVDNHLLEHLQNESMEKRLEQWHEQNPLEYSVHRSRTHFLFRQNHGMFDLHGKSMKSNLTLLSESRSYEIKSPAEFTGEVRSCLHADNERFHTEIKFPKSQKLISTNSQFIKHQKTQKIKKSHVCGECGKAFIKKSWLTDHQNLHTGEKPHRCNLCGKAFFRKFKLTEHQRTHTGEKPYECNECGKAFLKKSGLSVHQKTHTGEKPFICSECGKGFIQKGNLMVHQRIHTGEKPYICNECGKGFSQKTCLTAHQRFHTGTTPFVCGECGKTLSQKTGLIKHQRTHTGEKPFECSDCGKGFIEKPQLVIHQRIHTGEKPYRCSECGKSFRGKSVLNKHQKTHSVKVENPPSEGHRSSQSSVVLQEKNLNTVTMQVPSVVPQTSVNISGLLANRNVVIVGQPVTRCAPAGESRGLAQERTLMNAVNVVVPSVVNYILFYVTENQ, from the exons ATGATCAAGGCCCAG GAGACCCTGACATTTGACGATGTGGCCGTGGACTTCACGTGGGAGGAGTGGCAGTTCCTGGCCCCTCCTCAGAAGGACCTGTACCGGGACGTGATGCTGGAGAACTATAGCAACCTGTTGTCTGTGG GTTATCAAGCCAGCAAACTAGACATACTCTCCAAGTTGGATCAAGGAGAACCATGGACGATGGAAGATGAAATCCACTGTCGAACCCATTCAG TCTGGAAAGTTGATAATCACCTGCTGGAGCACTTACAAAATGAGAGCATGGAGAAGAGACTAGAACAATGGCATGAACAGAACCCACTGGAATATTCTGTTCATCGGAGCAGAACTCATTTTCTGTTCAGGCAAAATCATGGTATGTTTGACTTACATGGAAAAAGTATGAAATCAAATTTAACTTTACTTTCCGAGAGCAGGAGCTATGAAATAAAGAGCCCTGCTGAGTTTACTGGAGAAGTCAGATCCTGTCTCCATGCTGACAATGAACGGTTTCATACTGAAATTAAATTCCCCAAAAGCCAAAAACTCATCAGTACTAATTCCCAATTCATCAAGCATCAGAAgactcaaaaaataaagaaatctcaTGTATGtggtgaatgtgggaaagctttcaTCAAAAAGTCTTGGCTCACTGATCACCAGAATCTTCATACAGGAGAGAAGCCCCATCGATGTAATCTATGTGGGAAAGCCTTCTTCAGAAAGTTCAAGCTCACTGAACATCAGAGAACgcatacaggagagaaaccttatgaatgcAATGAATGTGGCAAAGCCTTCCTCAAGAAATCAGGGCTCAGTGTCCATCAGAAAACCCATACTGGGGAGAAACCATTTATatgcagtgaatgtggaaagGGCTTCATCCAGAAGGGAAATCTTATGGTGCATCAACGGATTCACACAGGCGAGAAACCTTATATATGCAATGAATGTGGAAAAGGCTTCAGCCAAAAGACGTGCCTCACAGCACACCAGAGATTTCACACAGGAACGACTCCCTTTGTGTGTGGGGAATGTGGAAAAACCCTTTCCCAGAAGACAGGTCTCATTAAACACCAAAGgactcacacaggagagaaaccctttgAATGCAGCGATTGTGGGAAAGGCTTTATCGAGAAGCCGCAGCTCGTTATCCATCAGAGAATCCATACAGGGGAGAAACCCTATAGatgtagtgaatgtgggaaatcatTCAGAGGGAAGTCAGTCCTCAATAAACATCAGAAAACTCACTCAGTCAAGGTGGAAAATCCTCCCTCAGAGGGTCACAGGTCCTCACAGAGTAGTGTTGTCCTCCAAGAGAAAAACCTGAATACAGTGACAATGCAAGTACCTTCTGTGGTCCCTCAGACATCAGTCAACATCAGTGGGCTCCTAGCAAACAGGAATGTAGTCATAGTGGGACAGCCTGTGACCAGATGTGCACCCGCAGGAGAAAGCAGAGGGTTGGCACAGGAGAGAACCCTtatgaatgcagtgaatgtggtTGTGCCTTCAGTggtcaattatattttattttatgtcacAGAAAACCAGTAG
- the ZNF350 gene encoding zinc finger protein 350 isoform X1, which translates to MIQAQETLTFEDVAVDFTWEEWQLLAPPQKDLYRDVMLENYSNLLSVGFQASKPNVLSKLGQGEPWTMEDEIHCQTRSEIWKVDDHLLEHLQNESMEKRLEQWHEQNPLEYFVHQSRTHFLFRQNHDVFDLHGKSMKSDLTLLPQSRSYEIKIPAEFTGDGKSYLHADNEQFHTEIKSPESQKPISSKTQFSKHQKTPKIEKPHVCGECGKAFIKKSWLTDHQIIHTGEKPHRCNMCGKAFSRKFMLTEHQRTHTGEKPYECTECGKAFLKKSRLNIHQKTHTGEKPYICSDCGKGFIQKGNLIVHQRIHTGEKPYICNECGKGFIQKTCLIAHQRFHTGKTPFVCNECGKSCSQKSGLIKHQRIHTGEKPFECSECGKAFTTKQKLIVHQRTHTGERPYICNECGKAFAYMSCLVKHKIIHTREKRGDSAKVENHPSESHSSSQTSDVMQEKTPVNSVTMQVPSVAPQTSVNISELLANRNVVIVGQPVARCAPTGDNRGFAQERTLMNALNVVVPSVVNYILFYVTENQ; encoded by the exons GAAACCCTGACATTTGAGGATGTGGCAGTGGACTTCACATGGGAGGAGTGGCAGCTCCTGGCCCCTCCTCAGAAGGACCTGTATCGggatgtgatgctggagaactaCAGCAACCTGCTCTCCGTGG GTTTTCAAGCCAGCAAACCAAATGTACTGTCCAAGTTGGGTCAAGGAGAACCATGGACGATGGAAGATGAAATCCACTGTCAAACCCGTTCAG AAATCTGGAAAGTTGATGATCACCTACTGGAGCACTTACAAAATGAGAGCATGGAGAAGAGACTAGAACAATGGCATGAACAGAACCCACTGgaatattttgttcatcagagcAGAACTCATTTTCTGTTCAGGCAAAATCATGATGTGTTTGACTTACATGGAAAAAGTATGAAATCAGATTTAACTTTACTTCCCCAGAGCAGGAGCTATGAAATAAAGATCCCTGCTGAGTTTACTGGCGATGGGAAATCCTATCTCCATGCTGACAATGAACAATTTCATACTGAAATTAAATCTCCCGAAAGCCAAAAACCCATCAGCTCTAAGACCCAATTCAGCAAGCATCAGAAAACCCCAAAAATAGAGAAGCCTCATGTATGtggtgaatgtgggaaagctttcaTCAAAAAGTCTTGGCTCACTGATCACCAGATAATTCATACAGGAGAGAAGCCCCATCGATGTAACATGTGTGGGAAAGCATTCTCTAGAAAGTTCATGCTCACTGAACATCAGAGAAcacatacaggagagaaaccttatgaatgcACTGAATGTGGCAAAGCCTTCCTCAAGAAATCACGGCTCAATATACATCAGAAAACCCATACCGGAGAGAAACCGTATATATGCAGTGACTGTGGGAAAGGCTTCATCCAGAAGGGAAATCTCATTGTACATCAGCGAATTCACACAGGCGAGAAACCTTACATATGCAATGAATGTGGAAAAGGCTTCATCCAGAAGACTTGCCTCATTGCACATCAGAGATTTCACACAGGAAAGACTCCTTTTGTGTGCAATGAATGTGGAAAATCCTGTTCCCAGAAGTCGGGTCTCATTAAACATCAAAgaattcacacaggagagaaaccctttgaatgcagtgaatgtgggaaagccttcactACAAAGCAAAAGCTCATTGTTCATCAAAGAACTCATACAGGAGAGAGACCCTATATCTGCAATGAGTGTGGGAAAGCTTTTGCCTACATGTCTTGCCTCGTTAAACATAAGATAATACACACAAGAGAGAAACGTGGAGATTCAGCCAAGGTGGAAAATCATCCCTCAGAGAGTCACAGCTCCTCACAGACTAGTGATGTTATGCAGGAGAAAACCCCTGTAAATTCAGTGACTATGCAGGTGCCTTCAGTGGCCCCTCAGACATCAGTAAACATAAGTGAACTCCTAGCAAATAGGAATGTAGTCATAGTGGGACAACCTGTGGCCAGATGTGCACCCACAGGAGATAACAGAGGTTTTGCACAGGAGAGAACCCTTATGAATGCATTGAATGTAGTCGTGCCTTCAGTGGTCAATTACATCTTATTTTATGTCACAGAAAACCAGTAG